The Porphyromonas sp. oral taxon 275 DNA window GCTATCCCTCGAGGCTCCTGACGGATATCCCTCAGCTCGCTGACCGACGTCCCTCACGGCGCTGACCGATACCCCTCGCGGGGCTGAGGGATATCGGTCGGGAGGCTTAGGACTAAGGCCGCCGCGCGCTCGCCCCTCGGGCGGGGAGCGCTAGCATGGGCGAGAACTCGTACCTTTGTGTACAGCCCTGCCACAGCGCGGGCTAGCCCTTAGGGCAAGGACCTCACCTAGCTAACCCTAGACATATATAATATGAGTAGCAAGCGCATCATCCCCTCCTCCGAGCTGATCATCAATGCCGATGGCTCGGTCTTCCACCTGCATCTGCGTCCCGAGCAGCTCGCCGATAAGGTCTTCCTCGTCGGAGACCCCGCGCGTGTCGATATGGTGGCCTCCCGCTTCGAGCGCATCGAGTGCAATGTGTCGAGCCGTGAGTTCCACACCATCACGGGCTACTATCAAGGCAAGCGCATCACCGTCGTCAGCCACGGCATAGGTACGGACAACATCGACATCGTGCTCAACGAGCTCGACGCCCTGGCCAACATCGACTTCGAGACGCGCCAGATCAAGGATGAGCTACGCCAGCTGACGCTGGTGCGTGTCGGCACCTCGGGCGGCCTGCAGGACGAGACGCCCATCGGCAGCTACGTGGCGGCGGTGCACTCTGTCGGCTTCGACGGCGTGCTCTACTTCTACGCTGATAGCCAGCGGGTGCGTCATCGTGCCTTCGAGGAGGCGCTGATCCAGCAGCTGGACTGGCAGCTAGAGGGCCTGCGTCCCTACGTCGTGCCAGCAGATCCCTCCCTCATCGAGCAGATCTGCGGCAGCGATATCCTGCGCGGGAACACCATAGCGGCCAACGGCTTCTACGGCCCTCAGGGACGCCAGCTGCGCCTCGCGCTGCAGGACCCTGGGCTCAATGCCAAGATCCAGGCCTTCGACCACGAGGGGCTGCGCCTGACCAACTACGAGATGGAGAGCTCTTCGCTCGCGGGGCTGGCGGCCCTGATGGGGCACCGCGCTATGACGGTCTGCTGCATCATCGCCGGGCGCAAGGCGCAGAACATGAATACCGACTATAAGGGCAGCATCGAGGGGCTCATCGACCTCGTCCTCGAGCGTATCTAGCCGCGCGGGGCGCTATGTCGGCACTCCCTGCTTCGCTGCCCGCGCTCGCCCTCGCCTTCGTCGGCGGAGGGCTGGGCAGCGTGCTGCGCTACCTGCTGGGGCTCCTCGGGGCTCAGCTCCTCGGGCAGCCCAGCCCGTGGATGACCTGGGGGATCAACCTTCTCGGTTCGCTCGCCCTCGGCTACCTCCTTGGGCTCTCGGATCGCACGCTAGGCTCGTGGAGCCCCGAGCTGCGTATCCTCCTCGGCGCGGGCTTCTGTGGCGGCTTCACCACCTTCTCTACCTTCTCAGCCGAGGCGCTGGGACTGCTTCGCTCGGCGGCCTATCTCGAGGCTGCCCTCTACATCCTGCTCAGCGTCGCGCTGGGGCTAGGGGCTAGTCTCCTCGGGCTCCGGCTGGCGCAGGGCTAGTATCTCACGACCATGATCCTACTGGACGATCTCTATCAGCTCTATCTCGAGCACCCTACGGTATCGACCGATACGCGGCGCCTTAGCCCGGGCTGTATCTTCTTTGCCCTCAAGGGGGCGAACTTCGACGGTAACCGCTACGCGCGCCAGGCGCTCGAGGCGGGGGCGGCCTACGCCGTGCTGGACGATCCCGAGCAGCTCATCGACGAGCGCACCCTCCTCGTGGAGGATGTCCTCACGAGCCTGCAGCAGCTGGCCGCCCACCACAGACGGCAGCTGGGGACGCCCATCCTGGCGATCACGGGGACCAATGGCAAGACGACTACCAAGGAGCTGACGGCCGCCGTCCTCTCCGCACGCTACCCCATCCTCTACACCGAGGGTAACCTCAACAACCACATAGGCGTGCCGCTGACGCTCCTACGCCTCGGCCCCGAGCATCAGTGGGCGATCATCGAGATGGGGGCCAGCCACCCTGGGGACATCGCCGAGCTCTGCGCGATTGCCGACCCCGACTACGGGCTCATCACCAACATAGGCGCGGCGCACCTCGAGGGCTTCGGTTCGCTCGAGGGCGTACGGGCTACCAAGGGCGAGCTCTATGACCATATCCGTGCCAAGGGGGCGCAGCTCTTTGTCAACGCAGATGATCCCATGCTGCTGGAGATGAGCGCGGGCGTAGCGCGCCATACCTATGGGACGAACTCCGAGGCCGAGCTGCGCGGCGAGGTGCTCCATGAGGACGGATCGCTGCAGCTAGCGCTGCGCTACCGCTCGGGGGACTATGAGGGGCGTCTTGCCACCCAGCTCGTGGGGGACTACAACCTGCCCAACGTGCTGGCGGCGCTCGCCGTGGGGAGCTACCTCGGCGTGCCCTATGCCGCTATGGAGGAGGCCTTAGCCCGCTACGCGCCCAGCAACAGCCGCTCCCAGCTCATCGAGACCGAGCGCGGCAATCGTCTCATCGCCGACGCCTACAATGCCAATCCCTCCAGCATGCACACCGCCCTGCAGAACTTCCTCGCCATCCCTCAGACTCCAGGACAGGGGCGTGTCCTGATCCTCGGGGATATGAACGAGCTCGGTGCGGCGAGCAAGGCCGCGCACCACGAGCTCCTCGAGGAGATCCGTCGCGCAGGGCAGCCGCTGCGGCTCTACCTCTGCGGGCCCTGCTGGATGCGTGAACTGGCAGCACACCCCAACCCCGAGGTGGCGGCCTTCGCCGAGGTAGGGGAGCTCATCCAGAGCCTCCAGGCCACGCCCATCAGCGATAGCCTCGTCCTCATCAAGGGCTCCAACGGGATCAAGCTCGGCAGTGTGCTGGAGCATCTGTAGCCCTTTCCCTGCCTTGCCCTAGAGCAAAGCAGCGCCGCCCCCTCATTCGTAGCGAGTGAGGGGGCGGCGCCTTCTATATCGTCGTGGAGCGCGCTCGTGGCGCCCTCAGGAAGGGAGGCTTATTCGCCCTTGACCCATACCTGACTATTGGCGACGGAGGTGAAGATCTGATAGCGGCTATTGCTGGGATCCTCACTGAGCACGTAGGGGGACTGCGCCACGATATAGGCGTAGAAGCGATCCATCGCGCGGCGGCCGTAGAACCATGAGAGGCCCTGCTGGATCATGCGCGTCATGTGCAACTGCTTCGGCTCGTTGTAGACCGAGGTGAAATCCGCGTAGTAGTCCACCCAGTTGCTGAAGTAGTAGCCGGCATCCAGGTAGCTGCCCATCAAGGGCATACTGCGCTGCATCATCCCCAGGTGCAGGGTGAAGATGTAGCTGCCTGGGTAGCTATCCAGCGCCTGCGTCTGGTCGGCCTGTCGCGTCTCCGCTAGGAAGGCCTCCGAGGCATAGCCGTCGTAGAAGTAGAGCTGCATGTAGCGGCGCGTCAGGTCTACCTCGCCCTGATAGAGCGCCAGCTTCTGGCGGCCGTCGGGTGTCGTCATCGACTGCTTGTCGGCACTGAGGTGGAGCGCTGTGAGGCTGTCGCTACCCGCGACGTAGGGGCGCAGCAGCTCGATGCCCTGAGGGGTGTAGTGGAAGGGGAGCAGCTCCTCCTTGCCGCCCGAGCGTAGGCTCAGCTGACGTGCGAAGCCGAAGATGGAGAGCTCGTACTGCTTGCCCCCGAGTGTGATGGGCGCCAGTGCCTTGCCCTGCAGCTCCTGCTTCATAGCGAAGCACCGCTGCAGCTGGTCCTTGTCGCCACTGCTACGGCGCGTCAGGCGCATGGGGGTCTTGGTACGCGCGCCCTGCAGGTAGATGGTGTTGTGGTCGCGGCTGATGGAGTCCACGCGGAAGGTGAAGTCCCCGTTGTAGGAGTTGGGGACGCCCCAGCCAGGATTGGACCAGCTATGCAGTGCTACGTTGAAGGTGTCGAAGGTCAGCTGGATGCCGCCCCTGTCCGTCAAGTGGTAGGTCGAGCCGAACTCCGTCTTGGTGACCGCCTCTAGGTCGCTCTGGGGATTGGTCACGACGGCGGGGATGGTACCGCCCTTCTGGTAGGCTTCGCTGCTCATGACGACCTCCGAGGCGGAGGTGAAGCGCATCGAGAGGTTGATCCCACCGAAGTTGCCCCCGTCGGGGATGAGGACGAGATCCCAGCCCTCAGCGCTGGAGCGCAGCGCCGTGCGGATATCCTCAAGGCCCTGGGCAATGCGGGTCGAGGGGTACTGATCGTGGCTGGGGTAGTCCTCGTACTGGGCACAGGAGGCTAGGAGGCCTAGTGCTAGGAGGCCGGAGAGTAGGGGATAGGTGCGCATGATCTAGTAGCCTTTAGGGTAGTGGGAGAAGTCCATCGAGCCGACCAGCGCCAGGCGGCGCTGCACCTCGGCACGCATCACATCCAGGTCGGCAGCGTACTCGTCGCGCAGGTACTTCTTCATGATCTCGACCTTCGCAAGGATGATCTGGCGCCCTGTGTACTGTGCGTCGCTGCGGTTGCGCCCGTCGGCGCCCGTCAGCTTGGCCTGCCATTCGCTGTCCGAGTCAAGGAGGTAGTAGGCGAAGAGCTCGGCGAAGTCTTCGTCAGGGTCCGTGCTGGCGTAGTCCGAGACGAAGCCCGCGCGCAGCGAGCTCTGTCCCGTGCGCGTCCAGTAGAGGAAGGCGTCCTGCTTCTGATACTCAAGGGAGGAGAACTTATCGTACTCGGGGGGATAGGCGCGCTCCTCGTGCAGCGTGTGGGCCGACTCGTGGAAGAGCACGCTGATGAAGTTGCTTCGCAGCAGGCTGTTGTCCTGTATGTCGAGGTTATTGATGTCGTAGATCCAGATCTCACCCTGCGGTGCGGCCCCTAGCATCTTACGGTCGATGCCGTAGCCTGAGGATCCGAAGAGGCTGAGGTACTTGATCGTGTGCTCCTCGAGATAGCCCGAGGGCGTCGCGGAGCGGTAGGAGCCGAAGAAGACGTAGTCCATGACGTTGAGGAACTCCAGTATCTTGCTCTCCAGCGCAGGGGCGAGCAGGAAGCGGCGGTCGGTATTGCTGTCGTCGTAGCGGTAGCGTATCGAGACGTTGTACTCCTTGGCGAAGTGCTGCTCTATGTAGCGATCTAGGCGGCTCTTGGACTGTGCCTGCTGGGTGAAGACCCTAGCCTTGCCGTCGACGATGTCGCTGTCGGGCGAGCAGCCAGCTAGGAGGCCGAGCACGCCGATGAGGGCGGTGGTGATGATTTTCTTCATAGCGGTACGTGTCGGCTAGTATTTGTTGCCCTTGATCGAGCCCTGGACGGCGAGATCGGGCAGCTGGATGGCGTGGCGGGGATCCTGAGCGGTGAGCTCGGCCTTGACGGTGTAGCGACCGCCGCCATCGTTCTGCCTGCGGTAGACGGGGATGCCGTAGCGCTTGATGTCCTGCCAGCGTAGCCCCTCGTGCAGCGTCAGGAGGCGGCGGCACTGCAGTAGGTGCTGCAGCAGGGCGTTCTCCTCGTCGCTCGAGATGGTGAAGCTGGGGCTGAGCGGCTTGCGCAGCGAGGCCTTCTCACGGCTGTCGATGTCGAGTGACTGGTAGAACTTGATGATCTTCGCGCGGCTGAAGCTGCGGGGCATCGAGCCCGTGCTGCCGCCGTTGAGGTAGCGACTCGTCCAGAGGTTGAGGTCCGCGACCGCTGCGTCCCACTGCGCGGTGCCGAGGTGGATCTTGGCCTCAGCGCGTACCATCAGCGTCTCGTCGGTGGTCAGGGGGACGGCGAAGGTGACGTTGGCGTTGCTGGGGAGCTTGGGGTACTTCGGCTGCACGGTCTTGTTGATGTTCGTCTCCGTGTAGATGAAGGGCTGGAAGTAGTAGCGGTCAGAGTTCCCCCAGATGTTGCGGGCGTAGAGCGTCTCGGTACGTGTGAGCTCCTGCCCCTGCCCGAAGCGGGTATTGAAGTAGAGGACGCCGCTGGTCGTGACCCAGGAGAGGACGGAGTAGGTGCTGTGCGTCAGTAGGTTCGCTGGGTTCTTGCTGTCGTAGTAGGCCAGGGCGTAGGACTCATCGGTACGTGGCGCCGAGGTGAAGGCCGACCAGTCGCGCAGCACACGTGTGGGGTCGCTGCCGAGCACCTTGTCGGCGTGGCTGACGGCCTCGCTCCACTTCTGATAGTAGAGGTAGAAGCGTGCGGCGAAGGCGTTGGCCGAGGCGGCGGAGAAGTGGTAAGGCTTGTAGCTATCCGCGTAGTGGAGGTACTTCTCGATGAGGGGAATGCCCTCCTTGAGGTCACGCTCGATCTGCTGGTAGGTCTCGGCCAGCGTGCCACGGGGATAGTCGGGGCGTACGTTGGGGACGACGGTAGAGATATAGGGGATGCCGGGGTCGGAGCTGCTGGCGGTCGGGCTGTAGGCCTTGCAGAAGAGGTTCGCCAGGCAGAAGTGCGCCCAGGCACGTGCTACCAGTGCCTCCCCGCGTAGCCCCTGCAGCTCCTCGTCCTGACTATCCAGCTGCTGGATGCTCGCTAGCGCCTCG harbors:
- a CDS encoding DUF4302 domain-containing protein codes for the protein MRTYPLLSGLLALGLLASCAQYEDYPSHDQYPSTRIAQGLEDIRTALRSSAEGWDLVLIPDGGNFGGINLSMRFTSASEVVMSSEAYQKGGTIPAVVTNPQSDLEAVTKTEFGSTYHLTDRGGIQLTFDTFNVALHSWSNPGWGVPNSYNGDFTFRVDSISRDHNTIYLQGARTKTPMRLTRRSSGDKDQLQRCFAMKQELQGKALAPITLGGKQYELSIFGFARQLSLRSGGKEELLPFHYTPQGIELLRPYVAGSDSLTALHLSADKQSMTTPDGRQKLALYQGEVDLTRRYMQLYFYDGYASEAFLAETRQADQTQALDSYPGSYIFTLHLGMMQRSMPLMGSYLDAGYYFSNWVDYYADFTSVYNEPKQLHMTRMIQQGLSWFYGRRAMDRFYAYIVAQSPYVLSEDPSNSRYQIFTSVANSQVWVKGE
- the murF gene encoding UDP-N-acetylmuramoyl-tripeptide--D-alanyl-D-alanine ligase; translation: MLLDDLYQLYLEHPTVSTDTRRLSPGCIFFALKGANFDGNRYARQALEAGAAYAVLDDPEQLIDERTLLVEDVLTSLQQLAAHHRRQLGTPILAITGTNGKTTTKELTAAVLSARYPILYTEGNLNNHIGVPLTLLRLGPEHQWAIIEMGASHPGDIAELCAIADPDYGLITNIGAAHLEGFGSLEGVRATKGELYDHIRAKGAQLFVNADDPMLLEMSAGVARHTYGTNSEAELRGEVLHEDGSLQLALRYRSGDYEGRLATQLVGDYNLPNVLAALAVGSYLGVPYAAMEEALARYAPSNSRSQLIETERGNRLIADAYNANPSSMHTALQNFLAIPQTPGQGRVLILGDMNELGAASKAAHHELLEEIRRAGQPLRLYLCGPCWMRELAAHPNPEVAAFAEVGELIQSLQATPISDSLVLIKGSNGIKLGSVLEHL
- a CDS encoding RagB/SusD family nutrient uptake outer membrane protein translates to MKRSIILTASLALLTLAMGVSSCNSYLDANPRSNYVEPRNATGIRGLLVYAYPRSSTSYIEELSSDNTLDDGTRNPYSTQFVESVAYWRPALNSDGEYDAVYNIWESHYLAIAHANEALASIQQLDSQDEELQGLRGEALVARAWAHFCLANLFCKAYSPTASSSDPGIPYISTVVPNVRPDYPRGTLAETYQQIERDLKEGIPLIEKYLHYADSYKPYHFSAASANAFAARFYLYYQKWSEAVSHADKVLGSDPTRVLRDWSAFTSAPRTDESYALAYYDSKNPANLLTHSTYSVLSWVTTSGVLYFNTRFGQGQELTRTETLYARNIWGNSDRYYFQPFIYTETNINKTVQPKYPKLPSNANVTFAVPLTTDETLMVRAEAKIHLGTAQWDAAVADLNLWTSRYLNGGSTGSMPRSFSRAKIIKFYQSLDIDSREKASLRKPLSPSFTISSDEENALLQHLLQCRRLLTLHEGLRWQDIKRYGIPVYRRQNDGGGRYTVKAELTAQDPRHAIQLPDLAVQGSIKGNKY
- a CDS encoding nucleoside phosphorylase, which gives rise to MSSKRIIPSSELIINADGSVFHLHLRPEQLADKVFLVGDPARVDMVASRFERIECNVSSREFHTITGYYQGKRITVVSHGIGTDNIDIVLNELDALANIDFETRQIKDELRQLTLVRVGTSGGLQDETPIGSYVAAVHSVGFDGVLYFYADSQRVRHRAFEEALIQQLDWQLEGLRPYVVPADPSLIEQICGSDILRGNTIAANGFYGPQGRQLRLALQDPGLNAKIQAFDHEGLRLTNYEMESSSLAGLAALMGHRAMTVCCIIAGRKAQNMNTDYKGSIEGLIDLVLERI
- a CDS encoding putative zinc-binding metallopeptidase is translated as MKKIITTALIGVLGLLAGCSPDSDIVDGKARVFTQQAQSKSRLDRYIEQHFAKEYNVSIRYRYDDSNTDRRFLLAPALESKILEFLNVMDYVFFGSYRSATPSGYLEEHTIKYLSLFGSSGYGIDRKMLGAAPQGEIWIYDINNLDIQDNSLLRSNFISVLFHESAHTLHEERAYPPEYDKFSSLEYQKQDAFLYWTRTGQSSLRAGFVSDYASTDPDEDFAELFAYYLLDSDSEWQAKLTGADGRNRSDAQYTGRQIILAKVEIMKKYLRDEYAADLDVMRAEVQRRLALVGSMDFSHYPKGY
- the crcB gene encoding fluoride efflux transporter CrcB, producing MSALPASLPALALAFVGGGLGSVLRYLLGLLGAQLLGQPSPWMTWGINLLGSLALGYLLGLSDRTLGSWSPELRILLGAGFCGGFTTFSTFSAEALGLLRSAAYLEAALYILLSVALGLGASLLGLRLAQG